In the genome of Desulfatiglans sp., one region contains:
- the creB gene encoding two-component system response regulator CreB, with the protein MKPIILIVEDEPAITDNIQYALETEGFETICFSEGKIALEYLDREAIDLIVLDIGLPDISGFELCKDIRKKTNTPIIFLTARTEEVDRIVGLEIGADDYVTKPFSPRELTARIRAVLRRTARSDENSHEQGIFDIDESRRRITYKCKPVDLSKYEFNILKTFIQRPGHVFSRDRLMDMAWEEPEASLDRTVDAHIKNIRAKLKNIDPDTDPIITHRGVGYSLRDDL; encoded by the coding sequence ATGAAACCCATAATCCTGATTGTTGAAGATGAGCCGGCCATTACCGATAATATCCAGTATGCCCTTGAGACTGAGGGTTTTGAAACAATCTGCTTTTCTGAGGGTAAAATTGCCCTAGAATATCTGGACAGAGAGGCGATTGACCTTATAGTACTGGATATTGGCCTTCCTGACATAAGCGGTTTTGAACTGTGCAAGGACATACGTAAAAAAACCAACACACCGATCATCTTTCTTACGGCACGCACAGAGGAGGTTGACAGGATTGTTGGTCTTGAGATAGGCGCAGATGACTATGTTACAAAGCCATTCAGCCCGAGGGAACTCACCGCAAGGATCAGGGCAGTACTACGAAGAACAGCCCGTTCCGATGAAAACTCACATGAGCAGGGGATATTTGATATTGATGAATCACGCAGGAGGATAACCTATAAGTGTAAGCCGGTCGATCTGTCAAAGTATGAATTCAATATCTTAAAGACATTCATCCAAAGACCGGGCCATGTCTTTTCACGTGACAGGCTTATGGACATGGCATGGGAAGAACCGGAGGCAAGCCTTGACCGCACGGTTGATGCACACATAAAAAACATAAGGGCTAAACTCAAAAATATCGATCCAGATACTGACCCTATCATAACCCACAGGGGTGTAGGATATTCATTGAGGGATGACCTATGA
- the creC gene encoding two-component system sensor histidine kinase CreC — MKLGLRIFLCYLLIFAACFFYPINWVLDHLRIRYLEGVEDVLVDQANILAAIAGRDMEKGSLDVEKWERIFREVKSRELSSRIYDFDKTNVDMSIYITDKIGRLIFDSEERENIGKDYIKWRDVRLTLRGEYGARTTKKYENDNKSSVLYIAAPIIIKGKIAGVLTVAKPTTNINTYIDNAKPEISRVSLFSALCAVMLSLVATLWIIRPINRLKIYAEDIRQGKRTPFPRLDRTEIGEMGIAFERMKEALEGKKYVEQYIQTLTHEIKSPVSAIRGAAELLEENMPEERRERFLTNIRTEANRIQNIIDRMLELSELESRNRLRQLKEIDTGALIRTVIESKQPMLLKKNIAVNIKIGEELHATGDPFLLHQAVSNLVQNAIDFSPSGSQITVSASKNDNVIVIEVIDNGSGIPEYALEKIFNKFFSLNRPDTEKKSTGLGLNFVREVAELHNGKIMIVNRPEGGVKASFILPGQTE, encoded by the coding sequence ATGAAACTGGGCCTCCGCATATTCCTCTGCTATTTGCTGATCTTTGCGGCATGTTTCTTTTACCCGATAAACTGGGTGCTTGATCATCTCAGGATCCGCTACCTTGAAGGGGTTGAAGATGTGCTTGTTGATCAGGCCAATATCCTGGCTGCCATTGCTGGCAGAGATATGGAAAAGGGTTCCCTTGATGTTGAAAAGTGGGAAAGAATATTCAGGGAAGTCAAATCGCGGGAACTCTCATCAAGGATATATGATTTTGACAAGACGAATGTGGATATGAGTATCTATATAACAGACAAAATTGGAAGGCTCATCTTTGATTCTGAAGAGAGAGAGAATATCGGCAAGGATTATATAAAATGGAGGGATGTAAGACTCACCCTGAGAGGAGAATATGGTGCGCGTACAACAAAAAAATATGAAAATGACAACAAATCATCAGTACTCTATATTGCTGCACCTATAATTATAAAAGGCAAAATCGCAGGTGTATTGACTGTAGCAAAACCCACCACCAATATAAATACATATATAGATAATGCGAAACCGGAAATATCAAGGGTAAGCCTCTTTTCAGCCCTTTGCGCTGTTATGTTGAGCCTTGTAGCAACACTCTGGATAATAAGACCCATCAACCGCCTGAAGATATATGCCGAGGATATAAGGCAGGGAAAACGCACCCCGTTTCCAAGGCTTGACCGCACAGAGATAGGTGAAATGGGTATTGCCTTTGAAAGGATGAAGGAGGCGCTTGAGGGCAAAAAATATGTTGAACAGTACATACAGACACTTACACATGAGATTAAAAGCCCGGTTTCTGCCATAAGGGGTGCAGCAGAGCTTCTTGAAGAGAATATGCCTGAGGAGAGAAGGGAGCGGTTTCTGACAAACATCAGAACTGAGGCAAACAGGATTCAGAATATCATAGACCGAATGCTTGAATTATCAGAGCTTGAAAGCCGGAACAGGCTGCGTCAACTTAAGGAGATAGACACAGGAGCACTGATAAGAACAGTCATTGAGAGCAAACAACCCATGCTGCTTAAAAAGAATATAGCGGTTAATATAAAGATTGGTGAAGAGCTGCATGCAACCGGTGACCCATTCCTGTTACATCAGGCCGTATCAAACCTTGTCCAGAACGCAATAGATTTCAGTCCCTCCGGTTCACAGATCACTGTTTCAGCATCAAAAAATGATAACGTGATTGTAATTGAGGTCATTGATAATGGATCAGGCATACCTGAATATGCCCTTGAAAAGATATTTAATAAATTCTTCTCACTAAACAGGCCGGACACAGAAAAAAAGAGCACAGGCCTTGGCCTTAATTTTGTGAGAGAGGTTGCAGAGCTTCACAATGGAAAGATAATGATTGTGAATCGACCGGAGGGTGGGGTAAAGGCATCCTTCATATTACCAGGACAAACTGAATAA
- a CDS encoding amino acid permease: MDENDQLKRTIGLGTAVILVIANMIGTGVFTTSGFIMADLKNPAAMILCWFIGGILALTGALCYGELGAIFPKAGGEYVFLRESIGKPFGFLSGWVSLIVGFSAPIAAASIAFSKYLFRSIGAEASGQDVFNLFGILPLTFYTITGISVIILFSIAHWYSLSFGSRVQNILTLFKITVILAFIALGFYLGKGSLENFSSGPVSKSLFTGEFATSLIYISFAYSGWNAAAYIGSEIKEPSRNIPLSLLWGTMVVMALYMLLNLLFIYALPISEMTGIEDVGATAAISLFGVKIGTIFSGAITICLLSVISAMIMTGPRVYYAMAKDNAFPKWFGDVNPKHTTPGKAILLQAAIAIIMVITSSFDKLLMYIGFTLSLFAMLTVIGLMILRFRLPSIDRPYRTFGYPVTPVLFILSNLWIIAHTVKGNPFVLIYGGGTIVLGLFVYLYYYFKPAK, from the coding sequence ATGGATGAAAACGATCAGCTAAAAAGAACTATAGGTCTTGGGACTGCTGTTATACTTGTTATTGCCAATATGATAGGCACAGGTGTGTTTACAACCTCAGGCTTTATCATGGCAGACCTGAAAAATCCCGCCGCAATGATCCTCTGCTGGTTTATAGGTGGTATACTGGCACTCACGGGCGCCCTCTGCTATGGGGAACTGGGGGCAATATTCCCAAAGGCCGGGGGTGAATATGTGTTTTTAAGAGAAAGCATCGGGAAACCATTTGGCTTTCTTTCAGGATGGGTATCCCTGATTGTGGGTTTTTCTGCACCCATAGCTGCTGCATCCATTGCATTTTCAAAATATCTCTTCAGGAGCATTGGCGCTGAGGCTTCAGGTCAAGATGTGTTTAATCTGTTTGGTATTCTTCCATTAACTTTTTATACGATAACCGGCATCTCTGTCATTATTCTCTTTTCTATTGCCCACTGGTATAGCCTGAGTTTTGGCAGCAGGGTACAGAACATTCTAACCTTATTTAAGATAACAGTGATACTGGCCTTTATAGCGCTCGGTTTTTATTTAGGAAAGGGCAGCCTTGAAAATTTCAGTTCAGGGCCTGTATCAAAATCATTATTTACCGGCGAGTTTGCAACATCTCTGATCTATATATCATTTGCATACAGCGGCTGGAATGCGGCCGCCTATATAGGCTCAGAGATAAAGGAGCCCTCAAGAAACATACCCCTTTCACTGTTGTGGGGTACAATGGTTGTTATGGCCCTTTACATGCTCCTCAACCTTCTCTTCATATATGCACTCCCCATATCTGAGATGACAGGTATTGAAGATGTGGGCGCAACAGCGGCAATATCCCTTTTCGGTGTAAAGATCGGGACTATTTTTTCGGGTGCCATTACTATCTGCCTTTTATCTGTCATAAGCGCAATGATAATGACAGGGCCCAGGGTATATTATGCAATGGCAAAGGATAATGCATTTCCAAAATGGTTTGGCGATGTTAACCCGAAACATACCACACCTGGCAAGGCTATCCTGCTCCAGGCAGCTATTGCTATAATAATGGTTATCACCTCTTCATTTGATAAACTCTTGATGTATATAGGGTTCACACTCTCTCTATTTGCCATGCTTACTGTAATAGGTCTTATGATCCTCAGATTCAGGTTGCCAAGCATCGACCGCCCATACAGGACTTTCGGTTATCCTGTAACACCGGTATTGTTTATACTAAGCAATCTGTGGATTATTGCACATACAGTAAAGGGTAATCCATTTGTGCTTATATATGGAGGCGGGACAATCGTTTTAGGCCTCTTTGTTTATCTTTATTATTATTTTAAACCAGCGAAGTAG
- a CDS encoding TonB-dependent receptor, whose amino-acid sequence MIRAKLFFILCILGSFFLSGYVTAEVQKEKSGEVFELGEIVVTANSEAISKVATTETIDRDQIQLNDFNSIADALDAMPGLAISTGSRNEAYVNVRGFNQRYVPIFFDGIPWYIPYDGYVDPGEISTGNISRITLSKGASSTLYGANTMGGVINIISMRPTESFEGSVKFNYGLDNYRGTVNLGSMIGKFYIMGGFTGLNSDYFEMSEDYVPPDEPDQDSPERGDERDNSYVRSHTESIKVGFMPTEGHEYALGYYKTSSDKGLPPNVYPSERPRFWRFPEWEKTTYYFIGDSRITDNLSAKVRLYHDEYYNVLDAFDDANYTTQNARSSFHSTYDDHTDGGSLILRTDYFNKNILSFSYHLKNDVHKSQGNTGDPWEKWETRTSSYGVEDSIELTEKAFLVAGMNYDVQEAKYANGGPTRDDDDSLNGILGLTYGLTDKTELHVSAAKKTRFPTQKELFSAYQDTAIPNPNLRKEESINYEAGISSAVPFESILDFTLFYSDVTDLITQITVGEDLDFNDNIGEASYKGFEFSLSNTYFDKNKIQLAYAYVDAQNESPDRDSDYLPETPKHQFKITDLITFNDYLSLLVKARYDKGQKEEKRNGDWVELDDYWVFDIKGMFQMTKNFQVNMSLQNLLDENYSTGYGFPREGRSLFIGLEANF is encoded by the coding sequence ATGATAAGAGCAAAGTTGTTTTTTATTTTATGTATCCTTGGATCTTTCTTTTTAAGCGGGTATGTAACTGCTGAAGTACAGAAAGAAAAGTCAGGAGAAGTCTTTGAGCTCGGTGAAATAGTTGTAACAGCCAATTCCGAGGCAATATCAAAGGTCGCTACAACCGAGACAATAGACAGGGATCAGATCCAATTAAACGATTTTAATAGTATCGCAGACGCTCTTGATGCAATGCCCGGCTTGGCTATCAGCACAGGTTCTAGAAATGAGGCATATGTCAATGTAAGGGGATTCAATCAGAGGTATGTGCCTATTTTTTTTGACGGGATACCCTGGTATATCCCCTACGATGGTTATGTTGATCCGGGCGAGATCTCAACAGGAAATATTTCTAGAATTACCCTCAGTAAAGGGGCTTCATCAACACTGTATGGAGCCAATACAATGGGCGGTGTTATCAACATAATTTCAATGAGGCCGACAGAGTCTTTTGAAGGATCAGTAAAGTTTAATTATGGTCTGGATAATTACAGGGGTACTGTAAATTTAGGTTCCATGATAGGTAAGTTTTATATCATGGGTGGTTTTACAGGCCTCAATAGTGATTACTTTGAGATGTCCGAAGATTATGTGCCACCAGATGAACCAGATCAAGATTCACCTGAAAGAGGCGACGAAAGGGACAACTCTTATGTAAGAAGTCATACAGAGTCTATAAAGGTAGGTTTCATGCCAACTGAGGGCCATGAGTATGCATTAGGTTATTATAAAACCAGCAGTGATAAGGGTTTGCCTCCAAACGTTTATCCTTCCGAACGTCCCCGTTTCTGGCGTTTTCCTGAATGGGAAAAGACAACCTATTATTTTATAGGTGACAGCAGGATAACCGATAACCTGTCAGCTAAGGTCAGGCTGTATCATGATGAATATTACAATGTTCTTGACGCATTTGACGACGCTAACTATACAACGCAGAATGCCCGTTCTTCCTTTCACAGCACATATGATGACCATACAGACGGCGGTTCATTGATTCTCAGGACTGATTATTTTAATAAAAATATCCTGAGCTTTTCATATCATTTAAAGAATGATGTTCATAAATCACAGGGCAACACCGGTGATCCATGGGAAAAATGGGAAACAAGGACATCATCATATGGGGTTGAGGATTCTATTGAACTGACTGAAAAGGCCTTTCTTGTAGCAGGAATGAACTATGATGTTCAGGAGGCAAAGTATGCAAATGGCGGACCGACAAGGGATGATGATGATTCATTAAATGGTATCCTGGGATTGACCTACGGGTTAACAGACAAGACTGAACTCCATGTTTCTGCAGCTAAAAAGACAAGATTCCCCACTCAGAAGGAATTATTTTCGGCCTATCAGGATACTGCCATACCTAACCCGAATCTTAGAAAGGAAGAGTCTATAAATTACGAAGCAGGGATATCAAGTGCTGTTCCTTTTGAAAGCATTTTAGATTTTACCCTTTTCTATTCAGATGTAACAGATTTAATCACACAAATAACTGTAGGCGAAGACCTGGATTTCAATGACAATATAGGTGAGGCGAGTTACAAAGGTTTTGAATTTTCACTTTCTAATACATATTTTGATAAAAACAAAATCCAGTTGGCCTATGCCTATGTTGATGCTCAAAATGAAAGCCCCGATAGAGATAGTGATTATCTCCCTGAAACCCCAAAACATCAGTTTAAGATTACTGACCTGATCACATTTAATGATTATCTCTCCTTATTAGTCAAGGCAAGATATGACAAGGGTCAGAAAGAGGAAAAAAGGAATGGGGATTGGGTTGAACTTGATGACTACTGGGTATTTGACATTAAAGGTATGTTTCAGATGACCAAAAATTTTCAGGTTAACATGAGTCTACAGAATCTACTTGATGAAAATTACAGTACAGGTTATGGTTTTCCGAGGGAAGGAAGAAGTCTTTTTATTGGACTTGAAGCAAATTTTTAA